CCGGCGCCGCCTCGGTCTACGACATCGGGCTGAGGGGCACGGACGGCGGCCGGCCGCTGTTCCGGCCGAACACCGAGTCGGAACCGACCCTGGTGTCGGTGGCCCTCAAGTCGCTGCTTCCCGAGGACGTGCACGTCACAGACTACGAGCTGGCCGATCTGCTGCGCTCCGATGGCAGGGCGGTGGAGGACCTGCGGAACGCCGTGCGAGACGCCGTGTGCCTGCTGTCCACGAGCTACGTGACGAACTTCCCGGATCTGAGGAAGGTCGTCGGCAAGCTGCGGGAGCTGTCGGTTGGGTACGTCGTCGCAGGCGGCTACCTGGCGACCCGCAACCCGGAGACCATCCTCGACTGCGGCGTGGACGCCGTCGTCGTCGGCGACGCGGAAGAATCGATCCCCGCACTGCTGCGGTGCATGCGCGGCGAGGACGACTGGAGCGGCGTGCCGAACCTCTGGTACGGGACCGAGGACGGCGGCAAGGCGTACACCTTCGACCGCATGGTCGCGCTGGACAGCATCCCCGTCACCGTGCCCGTCGGCGACCTGTCGGGGATTTCCGTCCCGTACGAGTCGATGCGCGGATGTCCGTACAAATGCGCCTTCTGCTCCTATCCGCTGGTGTCCACCAAATGGCGGTTCAAGAGCGCTGAGAAGCTGCTGGCGGACTGGCGTGTCATCGAGCGCAGCGGCGCCAGGGAAATCATCGCGCTGGACTCGACGTTCACGATCCCGCCAAAGCGTCTGCGGGACTTCCTCCGCCTCTACGACGAGGCCGGCCTGACCATCCCCTGGGGCGCCTACTCCAGGGTCACGCCGTTGCGCAACGAAGAGACGGTGATCCAGCTGAAGCGGGCCAACAACCGCTGGCTCTCCATCGGCTTCGAGAGCGGCAGCCAGCACATGCTCGACCTGATGAACAAGGGCAC
This window of the Amycolatopsis balhimycina FH 1894 genome carries:
- a CDS encoding B12-binding domain-containing radical SAM protein translates to MSRPRLPSNVDSQRVLLVSGLWPYDTVDEKKAVGRLNIFHNPELREEITALAGAASVYDIGLRGTDGGRPLFRPNTESEPTLVSVALKSLLPEDVHVTDYELADLLRSDGRAVEDLRNAVRDAVCLLSTSYVTNFPDLRKVVGKLRELSVGYVVAGGYLATRNPETILDCGVDAVVVGDAEESIPALLRCMRGEDDWSGVPNLWYGTEDGGKAYTFDRMVALDSIPVTVPVGDLSGISVPYESMRGCPYKCAFCSYPLVSTKWRFKSAEKLLADWRVIERSGAREIIALDSTFTIPPKRLRDFLRLYDEAGLTIPWGAYSRVTPLRNEETVIQLKRANNRWLSIGFESGSQHMLDLMNKGTRLKDAYPALAHLRKHRVSPWSNFIIGYPGETEETVDATTTFMSEHIFGFYGIYVFNIRDRAMPVLSDPDAGIHWEDVGSDWTHVTMNSDRATELRWQAYVRVCLANPDAINVDVFRSSNVEKEYGVWDPEFSALKHIEEWALCRIDPTTVAAEGGDDIAGRERVLRDLLVPVG